From the genome of Agromyces intestinalis:
CGGCGCGCCGTCTTCGTCCGCTCGGACTTCGGTCGCGCCGTTCTGGGCGGTGTCGCCATCCGCCTCACCTCCCAGCATCGCTCGAACCGCCGTGTGGAACCGTCGACCGCGGTCGGCGTAGTCGGCGAACTGGTCCATGGATGCCGCGGCCGGCGCGAGGAGCACGGTGTCGCCCTCCTCGGCGACAGCCGCCGCCAGTGCCACCGCCTCGGGCATCACAGCATCAGTGTCGGTCGCCGTCACCTCGAAGACGGGGAGATCGCGCGCGTGTCGGGCGAAGGCCGCCACGAGCGCGGCGCGATCGCGGCCGATCACGATCGCCGCGCGCAGACGCTCGACGTGCGCGGCGACGAGCGCGTCGGCGTCGACACCCTTGAGCAGTCCGCCGACGATCCACACGACCTGACCGAACGCGCGCAGCGACGCCTCGGCCGCGTGCGGATTCGTCGCCTTCGAGTCGTCGATCCACCGGATGCCGCCGGCCTGCGCGACGGTCTCGATCCGGTGGGCGTCGAGGCGGAACTCCGCCAGCGCGTCGTGGATGACCCCGACGGGCACGCCCGCGGCACGCGCGAGGGCACTGGCCGCGAGGATGTTCTGCACGACATGCGGGGCGTCGAGGCCGCGCGGGGCGAGTTCGTCGAGCGTCGTGATTTCGAGGGCGGCCGTCGCCCGCTCGTCGAGGAAGGCGCGGTCGCAGAGGATCCCCTCGACGACGCCGAAGTCGCTCGGGCCAGGAGTGTCGAGCCCGAAGCCGATCGCTCGCGCGCCCTCCTCGACCTCGGCCTCCTCGACCATCCGGCGGGTCGCCTCGTCCGCGCGGTTGTACACGCAGGCGACCTTCGTATTCTCGTAGACCTTGGCCTTGGCGGCAGCGTACGCGGCGAAGGAGCCGTGCCAGTCGAGATGGTCGTCGGCGAGGTTCAGGCACACGCTCGCGAGCGGATGGATCGCTCCGGGCCCGCTGGTCGGCAGGTGATGGAGCTGGTAGCTCGAGAGCTCGACCACGAACACGTCGAACCCGCCCGGGTCGCGCACCGCGTCGAGCACGGGCACGCCGATGTTGCCGCAGGGTGCGGCGCGCAGTCCGTTCGCGGCGATGAACGTCGCGGCGAGCTGCACCGTCGTCGTCTTGCCGTTCGTGCCGGTGACGAGGATCCACTCGGCCGCACCCGAGACCTTGTCGCGCACCCGCCACGCCAGCTCGATATCGCCCCACACGGCGACGCCCTCGGCACCCGCCCACTCGAGCACGGGGTGGTCGGGGTGGAATCCGGGAGAGGCGACCACGAGATCAGGACCGAATGCCGCCAGCTCGGCCGGAACCCCGTCGAGCGGGTCGACGACGAGTCGCGCGCCGATCACGTCGAGGATGCGCGAACGATCGTCGTCGGGTGCGGGCGCGAGCACCAGCACTTCGGCGCCGAGCTCGGTGAGCGTGTCGGCGACGGCGAACCCGGTGACCCCGAGACCGAGCACCGAGACCTTCAGCCCGGCCCAGTCGGCGTGCCAGCTCGTCAACGAGTCGAGACGCGAGGCTGCGGCATCCGATGCCGTCATCGCTGGAGCCACTCGAAGTAGAACGCACCGACGCCCGCGGCCGCGAGCAGGCCCGCGATGATCCAGAAGCGCACCACGATCGTGACCTCGGCCCACCCCTTCAGCTCGAAGTGATGGTGGATCGGACTCATGAGGAAGATCCGTTTGCCGCCGGTGAGCTTGAAGTACACGCGCTGCACGATCACCGACCCCGTCTCGATGACGAACAGGCCGCCGATCAGAATCAGCAGCAGCTCGGTGCGGGTGAAGATCGCGAGCGCGACGAGCGCACCGCCGAGCGCGAGCGAGCCCGTGTCGCCCATGTAGATATGGGCGGGGTTGGTGTTCCACCACAGGAACCCGACCAGGCCGCCGATGATCGCGGTCGCGATGATCGCAAGGTCGAGGGGATCGCGCACGTCGTAGCAGCGGTACTCATCGGACGGGTTGAGGTTCTCGCCGAAGCACGACTGATTGAACTGCCAGAAGCCGATGATGACGAACGAGCCGATCGCGAGGATCGACGCGCCCGATGCCAGCCCGTCGAGCCCGTCGGTGACATTGACGCCGTTCGAGCCGGCCGTGGCCAGCAGGCAGATCCACACCACGTAGAGGATGATGCCGACGACCGAGCCGAACACCATGAAATCCAGCGGCAGATCGCGGATGAATGAGATCTTCGTCGTCGCCGGCGTCGCGCCGCCCTCGTTCGGGAACTGCAGCGCGAGCAGCGCGAAGACACCCGCGATCAGAACCTGCCCCGCGATCTTCGCCCAGCCGCCGAGGCCGAGGCTCTGCTTCTTGCGGGTCTTCAGGAAATCGTCGACGAAGCCGACGATGCCGAGGCCCACCATCATGAACAGCACGAGCAGGCCCGACGCGGTCGGCGGCTCGTTCGAGATCAGCAACGTCGCCGTGAAGTATCCGAACAGCGTGCCCAGGATGAAGATGATGCCGCCCATGGTGGGCGTGCCGCGCTTGACATGGTGGCTCTGCGGGCCGTCGTCGCGGATGAACTGCCCCCACCCGAGCTTCGTGAAGAGCCGGATGAACAGCGGAGTCAGGAAGAGCGTGAAGGCGAGCGACAACGCTCCGGCGCTCAGCAGTGCCCTCATGCGAACCATTCTCCCAATCGTTCGGCCAGAAAACGCAGACCCGCCGCGTTCGACGATTTCACCAGCACGGTGTCGCCGGGGCGCACCTTGGACACGACGAGGTCGTACGCCTCGTCGGCGGACTCGACGTAGGCGGACTCGCCGTCCCATGAGCCCTCGTTGATCGCCGAGATGTGCAGGCGCCTCGCGCCCTGGCCGACCACCACGAGCTGCGAGATGCCGAGCCGCACGGCGAGCAGCCCGATACGGTCGTGCTCCTCACCCGAGAACTCGCCGAGCTCGCTCATCTCGCCGAGCACCGCGAAGGTGCGCGCCTCGGGGCGGCGCACCTGTGCGAGCGTCTTCAGCGCGGCCGCCATCGAGTCGGGGCTCGCATTGTAGGCGTCGTTGATGATGGTGATGTCGTCGCGCCCGCCCAGCACCTCCATGCGGCCGTGCTCGGCGAGCGTCACCGTCTCGAGGGCTGCGGCGATGTGGTCGAGGCTCACGCCGAGTTGCAGGGCGGCGGCGGACGCAGCCAGCGCGTTCGCGACATGATGCTCGCCCAGCACGCCGAAGCGCACCCGAGCGGATGCCTCGCCCGCCGCGATGGTGAACTCGGTGCCGCGCGCGTGCACGACCAGGTCGGTCGCACGCACATCGGCATCGTCGCCGAGGCCGAAGAAGACGACGCGTGCGGCCGTGAGCGCCGCCATCGGCGCCACCCGCGGGTCGTCGGCGTTCAGCACCGCGACATCGGTCGGCAGCAGGTCGGTGACCATCTCGCTCTTGGCACGGACGGTCTGCTCGATGCCGCCGAACTCGCCGGCGTGCGCGAGGCCGACCTTCAGCACGATGCCGACGTCGGGTCGGGCCATCCGCACCAGGCGGGCGATCTCACCGACGCCCGAGGCGCCCATCTCCGCGACCAGGAACTCGGTTTCCTCGGTCACCTCGAGCATCGTGATCGGGCCGCCGACCTCATTGTTGAAGCTCTTGCGCGACGCGACCGTCGGCCCTTCGGCCTCGAGGATGGTGCGCAGCAGGTTCTTCGTGGTCGTCTTACCGTTCGAGCCGGTGACGCCCACCACGCGCATGCGGCCGAGCGCCCGCACCCGTCGCACGACCTCGGTCGCGAGCGCGCCGAGCGCATCGACGGTGTCGGCGACCACGACCTGCGCGACGGGCAGGTCGAGCGCATGCTCGACCACGAGCAGCGCTGCGCCGCGCTCGACGGCGGCCGGTGCGAACCGGTGGCCGTCGTCGAACTCGCCCCGCTTGGCGAAGAACAACCCGCCCGGCTCGACCTCCCGGGAGTCGGTCGTGACCGCGCCGCCGACCGACGTCTCGGGCGCAGCATCCGAACCGTCGAGGTGCAGTGCGCCGCCGACGGCGTCGGCGATCTCGGCGAGCGTGAGCGCGATCATGCCGGCCACCCCGCGTCGCGCAGGGCCTGCCGGGCGTCGTCGCGCGCCGAATAGGGGAGCTTCACGCCGTTCACCTCGTGGTAGTCCTCGTGGCCGGGGCCGGCGTACAGGATCACGTCGCCCTGGCCGGCGAGCGAGATCGCACGGCGCAGCGCCTCGCGGGGGTCGGGCACCTCGTGCAGCTCGCGGTCGGGCGCCGCGGCACGGGCGCCGGCGATCAGTTGCGCACGAATCGCGGCGGGGTCTTCGGTGCGGGGATGGAAGTCGGTGACGACCACGATGTCGGCGCCGCGCGCGGCGATCGCGCCCATCTCGGCGCGCTTGGTGGTGTCGCGGTCGCCATCGGCGCCGAACAGCATGATCACCCGCCCGGGCACGAGCGGGCGGAGCGCACGCAGCGTCTGCAGGAAGGCGTCGGGCGTGTGCCCGTAATCGATGAAGACGAGCGGGCCACGGTCGCCCGACACGCGCTCGACACGGCCCGGGATGTACGCCGGGATGCCGTCGTCGCGCTCGACGGCCTGTGCGATGCGGTCGAGGTCGATGCCGCCCTCGACGAGCATCGCGATCGCGAGCGCCGCGTTCGCGGCCATGTACCAGCCGATGAGCGGCACGCTCGTGGTGAGCGCGCGGCCGTCGGGCGCGTCGACGCGGAACGTGGTCGCCGCAGCCGTCTCGTCGATGACCGTGACCCGCCAGTCGGCCTCGACGTCGGGCAGCGTCGTCAGCGTCGTGACGGGGATCCGCGATTCGCCGACGAGCCGCCGCCCCCACTCGGAGTCGACCGTGACGACGCCCCGGCGCGCCCGCTCGGGGGTGAACAGCTCGCGCTTGGCCTCGTAGTACTCCTCCATCGAGGAGTAATCGTCGAGATGGTCGTGCGTCAAGTTGGTGAACCCGGCGACGTCGAACACGAGCCCGTCGACGCGGTGACGCGTGAGCGCCTGGGCAGACACCTCGACGCCGAAGCCCCGCACGTCGACCTCGGCGGCCCGCGCCAGCAGGGCGTGCAGCTCGCTCGCCTCGGGAGTCGTGAGGCCGCTCGTGACGGCCTCATCGCCGATGCGGCGCTCGGCGGTCGACGTGAGTCCCGCACCGAGGCCGAGCTGGCGCAGCAGGCCGTAGATCAGGTATACGACGCTCGTCTTGCCGTTCGTGCCGGTCACCGCGTACAGGGTCGCGGACTGCTCGTCGGTGCGGTGGATCCACGCGGCGACCGCGCCGAGGGCGGCCCGCGCGTCGGGCGTGACGAGCACCGGCAGCTCGGGCGCTGCGGCCGCGGCTCGTGCGGCGCCGTCGGAGTCGGTGAGGATCGCGACCGCACCGTTCTCGGCCGCGGCCGCGGCGAAGTCGGCACCGTGGGCGTGCCGGCCCGGTACGCCGACGTAGAGGTCGCCGCCCTGCACCTGCCCCGACGCCAATGCGGCGCCGGTCACCTCGAGGTCGGCGATCTCGCCGCGCACCTCGAGACCGAACGCCTCCGCGAGACCGCGGAGCGAACGTGGGCTCGGGTGCTGCGGCCGGAGTGCCGACGGTGGCGATCCGGTCACGAACCCAACTTTCTCACCAGGTGGCTGGCAGCTCGGGCGCCGGAGCGCCGGATGGAACGGTCCGATACTTCTTCAGCACCTGGCTCATCACGTCTCGGAAGACGGGGGCGGATGCGGCGGACGAGTTCATCTTAACGGGAGAGGCGAGACTCACCGAAACCACGAACTGCGGGTCGTCTGCGGGGGCGAAACCCGATACCGAGACGAGGTAGTCGCCCGAGTACCCCCCTGCGCCGTCGGACACCTGAGCGGTACCCGTCTTCGCCGCGACGCGGTACCCGGGGATGTTCCACTCGTCGGCGAGCCAGCCGTGCAGGTACACCTGCTCGAGCATCTCGGAGGTCTGCTTCGCCGCCTGCTCGGAGATCACGCGTCGGCCGGTGCCGTCGGGGGCTGCGGTCACCTCGCCGTCGGGCTGGGTGCACCCCTCGACGAGGGTGACCGGCATCCGCACACCGCCGTTCGCGATGGTTTGGTAGAGGCTCGCGATCTGCACGGCGGTCGTGGTGAGTCCCTGACCGAACATCGTCGCGTACTTGGTCTGGTTGTCCCACTCATCGGGGTCGCCGTGCAGGTCGCCGGTCTCCTCACCCGGGAACCCCACCTCGGTCTCCTCGCCGAGGCCGAACCCCCGCATGTAGTCGTAGCGCACCCGGTCGCTCAACCGCTCGCCGAACAGCGACATGCCCGTGTTCGACGAGTCGATGAGCACGCCGGTCAGCGTGTAGTTGGTCGCGTCGTGGAAGAAGCTGTCGTTGACGTCGGCGCCGTTCGGCGCGATGTACCGATAGTCGGCCGTGACGCCGGGCTCGCCCTGGCCGGCGTCGAGCACCGACGCCGCGGTCAGCGCCTTGAACGTCGAGCCAGGCTCGAACGGCGCGGTGAACGCCCGCGAGCCGCGATCGTCGGAGTCGACGCTCGTCGGGTCGTTGGGATCGACGGTCGGCACGTCGGCAACGGCGAGCAGCCGCCCGGTCTTCGCCTCCATCACGGTCACGGTCGCCCACGCCGCGCCGGTCGCCTGCACTTGCGCCTCGGCGATACGCTGCACCGCGTACTGCAGGTCGGCATCGATCGTGAGCTGCAGCGTGCCTCCGTCTCGTGCCTTCTTCACGACCTGCTCACTGCCCGGGATGGTCACCCAGTCTTTGAGGCTCCGCAGCGACCGGACCTTTCCGTCTTCGCTGGCGAGGCACTCGTCGGCCGCCTCCTCGAGCCCCGCCTGCGGCACGCCGTCGATGTCGGTGAAGCCGATCAGGTTGCCGGCCACCGCGCCGTTCGGGTAGCGGCGGGCCGGATGCTCGTGCGGCACCAGCCACGGGATACCGAGGGCTCGCACCTGTTCGAAGGTCTCGGTGTCGACGAGTCGCGCGACGTACTCGAAATCGGAGTCGGGGTTCGCTGCGAGCGCGTCGTCGATGAGCTTGAGGACATCGGCCGGCGTGCGCCCGAACACCTCGGCGATCTCGGCCGCCGATTGCTCGATCGGCACGTCGATGATCTTCGTCTCGCCCGGGTGGTCGGGGTCGTCCACCTCGCGCGTGAACGGCCCCGACCTCGCCTGCTTCGGCGAGAGCGCGATGTCGTAGCGCATCACACTGTCGGCGAGCACCACCCCGTTCGCGTCGACGATCTCGCCTCGCGTGCCGAACACCTGCTCGGTGCGCGAGCGGATGTCGAGTGCGTCCTCGTTGAGCTCGGCCGCGCGCACCACCTGGATGTCGACGAGTCGCACGATGAACAGTCCCACCATCGCGACGAGCACCAGTGCGGTGACGATGATGCGCCGCATCGGGTGCTTGGCGGTGCGGTTCATCCGGTGCGGTCCTCCGTCGGGGCGAGATCGGTCGTGGTCAGTGGGTGGACGGCGTCGGCAGCGCGTCGGCGACCGGAGGTTCGGCGCTTCCTGCCGCTCCCCCGCCGGTGGCCTCCGCCCCGCCCGGGCCGGTGCCGGGCTCCTGAGCAGGAGTCTGCTGTTGCGGCAGTTCGTTCACCGGCGGCACGCCGTCGATGAGCGAATTCGGGACGAGCGGCCCCGATGCCTGCGCGCCGCCCTCGGCGGCGCTCGGCTGACCGAGCACCGCACCGTTGCTGAGCTGCAGGTACACGGGGTCGGTGCCGGGCACCATGCCGATCGACTCGGCGTTCTGGGCGATGTTCTGGGGCGACTCGAGCCGGTCGAGGTCTTCCCGGAGCTTCTGCTGTTCCCGCTCGAGCTTGATCTGCTGCATCTGGTAGCCGTCGATCTCGTAGGCGCCCTCGGTGAGCGCCAGCGACAGCAGCAGTTGCGCGATGACGATCGCCACGAGGCCGCCGATTGCACTGATCGCGTACACGAGTCGGGGCGCCCGACGCCGTTGCGACCGCGGCACGGGACGCAGCCCGGGTACCGCCGACTGCTCGCCGGCCCGGCGCCCGGGGCGACGGTCGGGGGCGGGCCGCGTCTGAGCGGGCACTGCGCTCATGACGGCCTCCTCACGCGTTCGGCCGCTCGGAGCCTCACGGGCTTCGCGCGGGGGTTCTCGGCCTGTTCGGCCTCGCTGGCCAGTTCGGCACCGCGGACGAGCAGCTTGAACCGGGGGCGGTGCTCGGGCAGCTCCATGGGGAGCCCGGCCGGCGCCGTCGACGTCGACGCCGCCTGGAACGCGCGCTTGACGATGCGGTCCTCGAGCGACTGGTAGGCGAGCACGACGATGCGCCCGCCGACCTGGAGTGCGTCGAGCGCGGCTGGAACGGCCCGCTCGAGCACCGAGAGCTCTTCATTCACCTCGAT
Proteins encoded in this window:
- the murD gene encoding UDP-N-acetylmuramoyl-L-alanine--D-glutamate ligase, giving the protein MTASDAAASRLDSLTSWHADWAGLKVSVLGLGVTGFAVADTLTELGAEVLVLAPAPDDDRSRILDVIGARLVVDPLDGVPAELAAFGPDLVVASPGFHPDHPVLEWAGAEGVAVWGDIELAWRVRDKVSGAAEWILVTGTNGKTTTVQLAATFIAANGLRAAPCGNIGVPVLDAVRDPGGFDVFVVELSSYQLHHLPTSGPGAIHPLASVCLNLADDHLDWHGSFAAYAAAKAKVYENTKVACVYNRADEATRRMVEEAEVEEGARAIGFGLDTPGPSDFGVVEGILCDRAFLDERATAALEITTLDELAPRGLDAPHVVQNILAASALARAAGVPVGVIHDALAEFRLDAHRIETVAQAGGIRWIDDSKATNPHAAEASLRAFGQVVWIVGGLLKGVDADALVAAHVERLRAAIVIGRDRAALVAAFARHARDLPVFEVTATDTDAVMPEAVALAAAVAEEGDTVLLAPAAASMDQFADYADRGRRFHTAVRAMLGGEADGDTAQNGATEVRADEDGAPGDPA
- the mraY gene encoding phospho-N-acetylmuramoyl-pentapeptide-transferase, whose translation is MRALLSAGALSLAFTLFLTPLFIRLFTKLGWGQFIRDDGPQSHHVKRGTPTMGGIIFILGTLFGYFTATLLISNEPPTASGLLVLFMMVGLGIVGFVDDFLKTRKKQSLGLGGWAKIAGQVLIAGVFALLALQFPNEGGATPATTKISFIRDLPLDFMVFGSVVGIILYVVWICLLATAGSNGVNVTDGLDGLASGASILAIGSFVIIGFWQFNQSCFGENLNPSDEYRCYDVRDPLDLAIIATAIIGGLVGFLWWNTNPAHIYMGDTGSLALGGALVALAIFTRTELLLILIGGLFVIETGSVIVQRVYFKLTGGKRIFLMSPIHHHFELKGWAEVTIVVRFWIIAGLLAAAGVGAFYFEWLQR
- a CDS encoding UDP-N-acetylmuramoyl-tripeptide--D-alanyl-D-alanine ligase, which translates into the protein MIALTLAEIADAVGGALHLDGSDAAPETSVGGAVTTDSREVEPGGLFFAKRGEFDDGHRFAPAAVERGAALLVVEHALDLPVAQVVVADTVDALGALATEVVRRVRALGRMRVVGVTGSNGKTTTKNLLRTILEAEGPTVASRKSFNNEVGGPITMLEVTEETEFLVAEMGASGVGEIARLVRMARPDVGIVLKVGLAHAGEFGGIEQTVRAKSEMVTDLLPTDVAVLNADDPRVAPMAALTAARVVFFGLGDDADVRATDLVVHARGTEFTIAAGEASARVRFGVLGEHHVANALAASAAALQLGVSLDHIAAALETVTLAEHGRMEVLGGRDDITIINDAYNASPDSMAAALKTLAQVRRPEARTFAVLGEMSELGEFSGEEHDRIGLLAVRLGISQLVVVGQGARRLHISAINEGSWDGESAYVESADEAYDLVVSKVRPGDTVLVKSSNAAGLRFLAERLGEWFA
- a CDS encoding Mur ligase family protein, which codes for MTGSPPSALRPQHPSPRSLRGLAEAFGLEVRGEIADLEVTGAALASGQVQGGDLYVGVPGRHAHGADFAAAAAENGAVAILTDSDGAARAAAAAPELPVLVTPDARAALGAVAAWIHRTDEQSATLYAVTGTNGKTSVVYLIYGLLRQLGLGAGLTSTAERRIGDEAVTSGLTTPEASELHALLARAAEVDVRGFGVEVSAQALTRHRVDGLVFDVAGFTNLTHDHLDDYSSMEEYYEAKRELFTPERARRGVVTVDSEWGRRLVGESRIPVTTLTTLPDVEADWRVTVIDETAAATTFRVDAPDGRALTTSVPLIGWYMAANAALAIAMLVEGGIDLDRIAQAVERDDGIPAYIPGRVERVSGDRGPLVFIDYGHTPDAFLQTLRALRPLVPGRVIMLFGADGDRDTTKRAEMGAIAARGADIVVVTDFHPRTEDPAAIRAQLIAGARAAAPDRELHEVPDPREALRRAISLAGQGDVILYAGPGHEDYHEVNGVKLPYSARDDARQALRDAGWPA
- a CDS encoding peptidoglycan D,D-transpeptidase FtsI family protein translates to MNRTAKHPMRRIIVTALVLVAMVGLFIVRLVDIQVVRAAELNEDALDIRSRTEQVFGTRGEIVDANGVVLADSVMRYDIALSPKQARSGPFTREVDDPDHPGETKIIDVPIEQSAAEIAEVFGRTPADVLKLIDDALAANPDSDFEYVARLVDTETFEQVRALGIPWLVPHEHPARRYPNGAVAGNLIGFTDIDGVPQAGLEEAADECLASEDGKVRSLRSLKDWVTIPGSEQVVKKARDGGTLQLTIDADLQYAVQRIAEAQVQATGAAWATVTVMEAKTGRLLAVADVPTVDPNDPTSVDSDDRGSRAFTAPFEPGSTFKALTAASVLDAGQGEPGVTADYRYIAPNGADVNDSFFHDATNYTLTGVLIDSSNTGMSLFGERLSDRVRYDYMRGFGLGEETEVGFPGEETGDLHGDPDEWDNQTKYATMFGQGLTTTAVQIASLYQTIANGGVRMPVTLVEGCTQPDGEVTAAPDGTGRRVISEQAAKQTSEMLEQVYLHGWLADEWNIPGYRVAAKTGTAQVSDGAGGYSGDYLVSVSGFAPADDPQFVVSVSLASPVKMNSSAASAPVFRDVMSQVLKKYRTVPSGAPAPELPATW